A portion of the Bacteroides faecium genome contains these proteins:
- a CDS encoding imm11 family protein, translating to MKYYELADYYKRDVNFVFDEEKNDLDYFALSEGHPVIYNHPIYYTIDKIDSYIDKYDLLPTLGPLLVSKKFRNTFSFLENSELQFFNAVITDKKGNQINNFFALNITNTLECLDLNKSVIETTRYGIRTMKKIFFLTDALNNFSIVRMKEHKSYIVVTEEFKNICEKSNLKGIRFLSEGDSIYTNV from the coding sequence ATGAAATACTATGAATTAGCAGATTATTATAAAAGAGATGTAAACTTTGTATTTGATGAAGAAAAGAATGATTTAGATTACTTTGCTTTAAGTGAAGGTCATCCTGTTATCTACAATCATCCTATCTATTATACTATTGATAAGATTGATTCTTACATTGATAAATATGATTTGTTGCCAACATTAGGTCCTTTACTTGTTAGCAAAAAATTTAGAAACACTTTTTCTTTTCTTGAAAATTCTGAATTACAATTTTTTAATGCTGTTATAACAGATAAAAAGGGGAATCAGATTAATAACTTTTTTGCATTAAATATAACTAATACATTAGAATGCTTGGATTTGAATAAATCTGTAATAGAAACAACAAGATATGGTATAAGAACAATGAAGAAAATCTTTTTCTTAACGGATGCTCTTAACAATTTTTCGATAGTACGTATGAAAGAACATAAATCTTATATTGTTGTTACGGAAGAGTTTAAGAATATATGTGAAAAATCCAATCTGAAAGGGATAAGATTTTTAAGTGAAGGAGATTCAATTTATACAAATGTATAA
- a CDS encoding SMI1/KNR4 family protein codes for MEELRIIGKPTIYGDLDFLDRFSFTNGRKFPTSYQKFVKRFGYGRVLGEWFIYIPMGDYGDSWNIRSEEIRSTYYDDVIQGELWFDLEPDGTIEIVKQLVPFAQSENGYYLFWNIASQPIINEFDIYITDFRGLGVRKVATSIDELIDKMIDKNRFNEVMPLFCQEPYSPIFECIEELH; via the coding sequence ATGGAAGAATTGAGAATAATAGGAAAACCAACTATTTATGGAGATTTGGATTTTTTAGATCGTTTCAGCTTTACGAATGGGCGTAAGTTTCCAACTTCATACCAGAAATTCGTTAAGAGATTCGGTTATGGAAGAGTATTGGGTGAATGGTTTATCTATATTCCAATGGGTGATTATGGTGATTCTTGGAATATTCGTTCAGAAGAAATTAGATCAACTTATTATGATGATGTAATTCAAGGAGAACTTTGGTTTGATTTAGAACCTGACGGCACAATAGAAATTGTAAAACAGTTAGTTCCTTTTGCTCAAAGCGAAAATGGCTATTATCTGTTTTGGAATATTGCAAGTCAACCTATAATAAACGAGTTTGATATATACATAACAGATTTTAGAGGATTAGGAGTGAGAAAAGTAGCTACCTCTATAGATGAGTTGATTGACAAGATGATTGACAAAAATAGATTCAATGAAGTTATGCCGTTATTCTGTCAAGAGCCATATTCTCCAATTTTTGAATGCATAGAGGAACTGCATTAA
- a CDS encoding DMP19 family protein: MDNLEQYWEQCFSPFGHKFAEFRPNYQEMEQTDSIIAALYWLELEVYNGGFLQFFCNWGYDAYLLTLKGLETISATVTKQLLM, translated from the coding sequence ATGGATAATTTAGAACAATACTGGGAACAATGTTTTTCCCCGTTTGGGCATAAGTTCGCTGAGTTTCGTCCCAACTACCAAGAAATGGAGCAAACGGACAGTATAATTGCCGCATTATATTGGCTGGAATTGGAAGTATATAATGGTGGATTTCTCCAATTTTTCTGTAATTGGGGATATGATGCTTATTTACTTACACTCAAAGGATTGGAAACTATCAGCGCGACAGTCACCAAACAGCTTCTAATGTAG